From the Clupea harengus chromosome 15, Ch_v2.0.2, whole genome shotgun sequence genome, one window contains:
- the serac1 gene encoding protein SERAC1 isoform X1, translating into MAVNKCSKLMSVAALRMIRCRRLSTAGPEGKKVVVPWKAVRRIAKVTGAVVFGGCVLINYEVTSLDKAVTIDTQAILQEKHKSYIYLNSTASAEQETIATGLTHRARRVLHKAARRFLEISSRILLRPLDEHLSHKDADAHECALWVLLKRARADGRAERHQAVQNLAHNKHWHDYQYQTAAQALDQRAAVGLARTPHVDLRFFLSPPLLPQVEDGFSLEDGLRQLLASLPQSEVDECVQYFTSLALRESSQALAAQRGGLWCFGGNGLPYAQSLTTIPSEKVESFCLQALVQHSKVSSHCEHIVASGGLKLLQRVFQLRSDSPKIQRNIVRIIGNLALNDNSHAAIVQSGWLTVLAEMAQSPHIMQASHAARALANLDRDAVEEKYQDGVYVLHPQGRTSQPVKADVLFVHGLLGAAFKTWRQKDLVDQSGDSTAASGDQEDYTECWPKSWLAADCPYLRVLSVEYDTHLSDWRAKCPAENQRKSLAYRSGELLEKLRTAGVGDRPVIWVAHSMGGLLVKKMLSDASRDPDLQPLVKNTAAILFYSVPHHGTFMAEYSVNARYLLFPSIEVRELCRDSPALRDLNETFLDIARDRDIQILSFAETLPTNIGPMIKILVVPEQTADLGIGELIQVDVDHLNICKPEKKDSFLYRRSLQFIQDALAKHVTHVTQSTVHSGRS; encoded by the exons ATGGCCGTTAATAAGTGCTCGAAACTA ATGTCTGTCGCAGCCCTGCGGATGATCCGCTGCCGGAGGTTGAGCACCGCGGGTCCAGAAGGAAAGAAGGTGGTGGTTCCCTGGAAGGCTGTCA GAAGGATCGCAAAGGTCACTGGAGCTGTTGTCTTTGG GGGTTGCGTTTTGATCAACTACGAGGTCACCTCCCTGGACAAAGCGGTCACCATCGACACTCAGGCCATCCTTCAGGAGAAGCACAAATCCTACATCTATCTCAACTCCACCGCCTCGGCCGAGCAAGAGACCATCGCCACGG gccTGACCCACAGAGCCAGGAGAGTGCTGCACAAGGCCGCCCGGAGGTTTCTGGAGATTTCCTCAAGGATCCTCCTCCGGCCCCTGgatg agcacCTGAGCCATAAAGACGCTGATGCCCATGAGTGTGCGCTGTGGGTCTTGCTGAAGAGGGCGCGGGCAGACGGACGGGCAGAGAGGCACCAGGCTGTCCAGAACCTGGCACACAACAAACACTGGCACG ACTACCAGTACCAGACGGCAGCACAGGCCCTGGATCAGCGCGCTGCGGTGGGTTTGGCCCGGACGCCTCACGTGGACCTGCGCTTCTTCCTCAGTCCACCACTACTGCCACAGGTGGAGGAC ggtttCTCATTGGAGGACGGTCTCAGACAGCTGTTGGCGTCTCTGCCCCAGTCTGAGGTGGATGAGTGTGTCCAGTACTTCACCTCCCTGGCCCTCAGAGAGAGCAGCCAGGCCCTCGCCGCCCAGAGG GGAGGCCTGTGGTGCTTCGGGGGGAACGGGCTGCCCTACGCCCAGAGCCTGACCACCATTCCCTCCGAGAAGGTGGAGTCCTTCTGCCTGCAGGCCCTGGTGCAGCACTCTAAG gtgtccaGTCACTGTGAGCACATCGTGGCCAGTGGGGGTCTGAAGCTCCTGCAGAGGGTTTTCCAGCTGCGCAGCGACTCGCCGAAGATCCAGAGGAACATCGTGCGCATCATCGGGAACCTGGCCCTGAACGACAACAGCCACGCCGCTATAGtgcagtcag GTTGGCTGACTGTGCTGGCTGAGATGGCCCAGTCGCCCCACATCATGCAGGCTTCACACGCTGCCCGTGCCCTGGCCAACCTGGACCGCGACGCTGTGGAGGAGAAGTACCAGGACGGGGTTTACGTGCTCCACCCGCAGGGCCGCACCAG CCAGCCGGTGAAAGCGGACGTGCTCTTCGTCCACGGCCTCCTGGGCGCTGCCTTCAAGACCTGGAGACAGAAGGACCTGGTGGACCAATCAGGGGACAGCACAGCAGCATCGGGAGACCAGGAGGACTACACCGAGTGCTGGCCAAAg TCATGGTTGGCCGCTGATTGCCCCTACCTGCGTGTGCTCTCGGTTGAGTATGACACCCACCTGAGTGACTGGAGAGCCAAGTGTCCTGCAGAAAACCAGAG GAAGTCTCTGGCGTACCGGAGTGGAGAGCTCCTGGAGAAGCTGAGGACCGCTGGAGTGGGAGACAGACCAGTGATCTGGGTGGCACATAGCAtgggag GCTTGTTGGTGAAGAAGATGCTCTCAGACGCCTCAAGGGATCCAGACCTGCAGCCGCTGGTGAAGAACACGGCGGCCATCTTGTTCTACAGCGTGCCCCACCACGGGACATTCATGGCCGAGTACTCCGTCAACGCCCGGTACCTGCTCTTCCCCTCCATAGAAGTCAGAGAACTCTGTAGAG ACTCCCCTGCACTCAGAGACCTGAATGAGACGTTTCTGGACATcgccagagacagagatattCAAATCCTGAGTTTTGCTGAGACCCTGCCGACTAACATTGGACCGATGATCAAAATACTGGTAGTGCCGGAGCAgaccgcag
- the serac1 gene encoding protein SERAC1 isoform X2 translates to MSVAALRMIRCRRLSTAGPEGKKVVVPWKAVRRIAKVTGAVVFGGCVLINYEVTSLDKAVTIDTQAILQEKHKSYIYLNSTASAEQETIATGLTHRARRVLHKAARRFLEISSRILLRPLDEHLSHKDADAHECALWVLLKRARADGRAERHQAVQNLAHNKHWHDYQYQTAAQALDQRAAVGLARTPHVDLRFFLSPPLLPQVEDGFSLEDGLRQLLASLPQSEVDECVQYFTSLALRESSQALAAQRGGLWCFGGNGLPYAQSLTTIPSEKVESFCLQALVQHSKVSSHCEHIVASGGLKLLQRVFQLRSDSPKIQRNIVRIIGNLALNDNSHAAIVQSGWLTVLAEMAQSPHIMQASHAARALANLDRDAVEEKYQDGVYVLHPQGRTSQPVKADVLFVHGLLGAAFKTWRQKDLVDQSGDSTAASGDQEDYTECWPKSWLAADCPYLRVLSVEYDTHLSDWRAKCPAENQRKSLAYRSGELLEKLRTAGVGDRPVIWVAHSMGGLLVKKMLSDASRDPDLQPLVKNTAAILFYSVPHHGTFMAEYSVNARYLLFPSIEVRELCRDSPALRDLNETFLDIARDRDIQILSFAETLPTNIGPMIKILVVPEQTADLGIGELIQVDVDHLNICKPEKKDSFLYRRSLQFIQDALAKHVTHVTQSTVHSGRS, encoded by the exons ATGTCTGTCGCAGCCCTGCGGATGATCCGCTGCCGGAGGTTGAGCACCGCGGGTCCAGAAGGAAAGAAGGTGGTGGTTCCCTGGAAGGCTGTCA GAAGGATCGCAAAGGTCACTGGAGCTGTTGTCTTTGG GGGTTGCGTTTTGATCAACTACGAGGTCACCTCCCTGGACAAAGCGGTCACCATCGACACTCAGGCCATCCTTCAGGAGAAGCACAAATCCTACATCTATCTCAACTCCACCGCCTCGGCCGAGCAAGAGACCATCGCCACGG gccTGACCCACAGAGCCAGGAGAGTGCTGCACAAGGCCGCCCGGAGGTTTCTGGAGATTTCCTCAAGGATCCTCCTCCGGCCCCTGgatg agcacCTGAGCCATAAAGACGCTGATGCCCATGAGTGTGCGCTGTGGGTCTTGCTGAAGAGGGCGCGGGCAGACGGACGGGCAGAGAGGCACCAGGCTGTCCAGAACCTGGCACACAACAAACACTGGCACG ACTACCAGTACCAGACGGCAGCACAGGCCCTGGATCAGCGCGCTGCGGTGGGTTTGGCCCGGACGCCTCACGTGGACCTGCGCTTCTTCCTCAGTCCACCACTACTGCCACAGGTGGAGGAC ggtttCTCATTGGAGGACGGTCTCAGACAGCTGTTGGCGTCTCTGCCCCAGTCTGAGGTGGATGAGTGTGTCCAGTACTTCACCTCCCTGGCCCTCAGAGAGAGCAGCCAGGCCCTCGCCGCCCAGAGG GGAGGCCTGTGGTGCTTCGGGGGGAACGGGCTGCCCTACGCCCAGAGCCTGACCACCATTCCCTCCGAGAAGGTGGAGTCCTTCTGCCTGCAGGCCCTGGTGCAGCACTCTAAG gtgtccaGTCACTGTGAGCACATCGTGGCCAGTGGGGGTCTGAAGCTCCTGCAGAGGGTTTTCCAGCTGCGCAGCGACTCGCCGAAGATCCAGAGGAACATCGTGCGCATCATCGGGAACCTGGCCCTGAACGACAACAGCCACGCCGCTATAGtgcagtcag GTTGGCTGACTGTGCTGGCTGAGATGGCCCAGTCGCCCCACATCATGCAGGCTTCACACGCTGCCCGTGCCCTGGCCAACCTGGACCGCGACGCTGTGGAGGAGAAGTACCAGGACGGGGTTTACGTGCTCCACCCGCAGGGCCGCACCAG CCAGCCGGTGAAAGCGGACGTGCTCTTCGTCCACGGCCTCCTGGGCGCTGCCTTCAAGACCTGGAGACAGAAGGACCTGGTGGACCAATCAGGGGACAGCACAGCAGCATCGGGAGACCAGGAGGACTACACCGAGTGCTGGCCAAAg TCATGGTTGGCCGCTGATTGCCCCTACCTGCGTGTGCTCTCGGTTGAGTATGACACCCACCTGAGTGACTGGAGAGCCAAGTGTCCTGCAGAAAACCAGAG GAAGTCTCTGGCGTACCGGAGTGGAGAGCTCCTGGAGAAGCTGAGGACCGCTGGAGTGGGAGACAGACCAGTGATCTGGGTGGCACATAGCAtgggag GCTTGTTGGTGAAGAAGATGCTCTCAGACGCCTCAAGGGATCCAGACCTGCAGCCGCTGGTGAAGAACACGGCGGCCATCTTGTTCTACAGCGTGCCCCACCACGGGACATTCATGGCCGAGTACTCCGTCAACGCCCGGTACCTGCTCTTCCCCTCCATAGAAGTCAGAGAACTCTGTAGAG ACTCCCCTGCACTCAGAGACCTGAATGAGACGTTTCTGGACATcgccagagacagagatattCAAATCCTGAGTTTTGCTGAGACCCTGCCGACTAACATTGGACCGATGATCAAAATACTGGTAGTGCCGGAGCAgaccgcag
- the myct1a gene encoding myc target protein 1 homolog, whose amino-acid sequence MAENNTHPILELLQSFDLRDLILAFCLSMVVGLLLGALVYMVLTWMSRRQASASITRRASSRPSRSTTAARSASSPRSRPGFHRSSSSGYDRRSNNSLASAAFSFHRQGSSPPDQADALLGRKSSFRASTFHPLLQVSQIAREAEEGGGHQTPRTLTLTRTPTTLSAVNTSSASTSPSASKPRPGSASSPPSASKPRPDSFWGNSGLRIPHPSQTPPPAYESIIRAYQETCT is encoded by the coding sequence GGGACCTGATCTTGGCCTTCTGCTTGTCGATGGTCGTGGGTCTGCTCCTGGGCGCTCTGGTCTACATGGTGCTGACCTGGATGTCTCGCCGCCAGGCGTCCGCCAGCATCACCCGCCGGGCGTCGTCTCGCCCGAGCCGCTCCACCACAGCAGCCCGATCGGCGTCGTCCCCTCGCTCTCGCCCGGGATTccaccgcagcagcagcagcgggtaCGATCGCCGTAGCAACAACAGCCTGGCCAGCGCCGCCTTCAGCTTCCACCGGCAGGGCTCCTCCCCCCCGGACCAGGCCGACGCCCTCCTGGGACGCAAGTCCAGCTTCCGCGCGTCCACCTTCCACCCGCTGCTGCAGGTCAGCCAGATCGCCCGCGAGGCGGAGGAGGGGGGCGGCCACCAGACCCCccgcaccctcaccctcacccgcACGCCCACCACCCTCAGTGCTGTGAACACCAGCTCCGCCTCCACCTCACCCAGCGCCAGCAAGCCCCGCCCAGGCTCCGCCTCCAGCCCGCCCAGCGCCAGCAAGCCCCGCCCAGACTCCTTCTGGGGCAACAGTGGCCTCAGGATTCCCCACCCCTCTCAGACCCCTCCCCCCGCCTACGAGAGCATCATACGCGCATACCAGGAGACCTGCACTTGA